From a region of the uncultured Desulfatiglans sp. genome:
- a CDS encoding hypothetical protein (Evidence 5 : Unknown function), whose product MVLRRLSSGKDPYRLAGLLRIHRERLQSRDSRAGYQNFGGLDASAGPGAVETGERSRFAANRTAIPE is encoded by the coding sequence ATGGTCCTGAGGCGTCTTTCATCCGGAAAGGATCCTTATCGCCTCGCCGGCCTGCTGCGTATCCATCGAGAGAGGCTCCAATCCAGAGATTCCCGGGCTGGATACCAGAACTTCGGAGGACTCGATGCCTCGGCCGGTCCCGGCGCTGTAGAAACCGGAGAAAGGAGCCGTTTTGCCGCGAATCGAACTGCGATCCCTGAATAA